The Sediminispirochaeta smaragdinae DSM 11293 genome has a segment encoding these proteins:
- a CDS encoding cobyrinate a,c-diamide synthase has protein sequence MEHISSLALPRFVIAGASSGSGKSTLTLALIEALHRRGYRPLPWKVGPDYIDPGHLSAAAGLACRNLDPVLMGEAGMVSSFIGHCNEACRKEPKSLAVIEGVMGLFDGRGGLSSEGSTASVAKSLSAPVIVVIDAGAAAQTAGAVALGMQQFDPDCPVAGFIANRIGSDRHFSMVRRAVEGATGLPVLGWLPKSSMPSMPERHLGLVAAWEEEGRQRLSSLLRILGDAAAEHIDLDALLAIAASASSLTPIRGESVDGIDISGSSGGKADRAVAGIGTDTPSPCIAVAMDDAFHFYYQDNLDMLESLGARIVPFSPLSASRLPDGCDGVYIGGGYPELHAERLSANRTMIESIRAASFDNMPIYAECGGLMYLCRRLFVGGKGYPMVGLFDTEIEMGNKLSALGYHKARTLRPSVIGPAGMELVGHIYRWSNMVKGPSETEWLFRLDKEGTIGFDGLSVRRSTAAYLHLHFTGVPEPARHLVAACREYRQSRSKHDEQ, from the coding sequence GGCGCGGCTATCGACCTCTTCCCTGGAAAGTCGGGCCCGACTATATCGATCCCGGTCACCTCTCTGCAGCCGCAGGGCTTGCCTGCAGAAACCTCGATCCGGTGCTGATGGGCGAGGCGGGGATGGTTTCCTCTTTTATTGGACACTGCAATGAGGCCTGCCGAAAAGAGCCGAAAAGCCTTGCGGTTATAGAGGGGGTCATGGGACTTTTCGACGGCAGGGGCGGGCTTTCTTCCGAAGGCTCCACCGCCTCGGTTGCAAAAAGCCTCTCGGCTCCCGTGATTGTGGTCATCGATGCGGGAGCCGCCGCCCAGACCGCCGGGGCGGTTGCCCTGGGCATGCAGCAGTTCGATCCCGACTGCCCTGTTGCCGGTTTTATCGCCAACAGAATCGGATCGGATCGTCACTTTTCCATGGTTCGTCGGGCAGTGGAAGGGGCCACCGGTCTTCCTGTTCTGGGCTGGCTTCCGAAATCGTCCATGCCGTCCATGCCCGAACGCCACCTCGGTCTAGTCGCTGCCTGGGAGGAGGAGGGTCGGCAACGGCTTTCCTCGCTCCTGCGCATCCTCGGCGATGCTGCTGCCGAGCATATCGACCTGGATGCTCTGCTTGCCATCGCCGCTTCCGCTTCTTCTCTTACACCGATCCGGGGCGAAAGCGTCGATGGTATCGATATTTCGGGCAGCTCTGGTGGTAAGGCGGATAGGGCTGTAGCCGGGATCGGGACCGATACTCCTTCTCCTTGCATTGCCGTGGCAATGGACGATGCCTTTCACTTCTACTACCAGGACAACCTCGATATGCTGGAATCCTTGGGGGCCAGAATCGTCCCTTTTTCGCCTCTTTCGGCAAGCCGGCTTCCCGATGGCTGTGACGGTGTCTACATCGGCGGCGGTTATCCCGAGCTTCATGCAGAGCGACTTTCGGCAAACCGCACGATGATCGAATCGATTCGGGCCGCTTCTTTTGACAATATGCCCATCTACGCCGAATGCGGAGGGCTCATGTACCTTTGTCGGCGGCTGTTTGTCGGGGGAAAAGGGTATCCCATGGTCGGCCTCTTCGATACAGAGATCGAGATGGGCAACAAGCTGTCGGCCCTGGGCTACCACAAGGCCAGAACACTAAGGCCGAGTGTGATCGGTCCTGCGGGAATGGAGTTGGTGGGACACATTTACCGTTGGTCGAACATGGTGAAAGGTCCATCCGAAACCGAATGGCTTTTTCGGCTCGACAAGGAAGGAACGATAGGCTTTGACGGCCTTTCGGTGCGCAGGAGTACGGCCGCCTATCTCCATCTCCACTTTACCGGCGTTCCCGAACCTGCGCGACACCTTGTGGCGGCTTGCAGGGAATATCGGCAATCAAGGAGTAAGCACGATGAACAGTAG
- a CDS encoding precorrin-8X methylmutase — MNSSRGKAITEESFRIIRSRLGDFSAGDDVTEIVIRIAHTTGDVEFGKSCHVPELSVKRGIEAISSGCPIVTDVEMVRTGIRAALAEKLGCRVHCFLNDTKVIDGTRQSGETRSALGMRQAAEHSLLNGAVVAIGNAPTALFALLSMIESGRVKPALVVGIPVGFVGALESKQALYDSGYPCITNLSERGGSPIAAAIVNGLLFLAEQRAEQRG; from the coding sequence ATGAACAGTAGCAGAGGAAAGGCGATTACCGAAGAGAGTTTCCGCATCATCAGAAGCAGGCTTGGGGATTTTTCCGCAGGCGATGATGTGACGGAAATCGTGATCCGTATTGCCCATACCACCGGCGATGTGGAGTTTGGAAAGAGCTGTCATGTGCCTGAGCTTTCCGTGAAGCGGGGAATAGAAGCGATATCTTCGGGCTGCCCCATTGTCACCGATGTGGAGATGGTGCGGACGGGAATTCGTGCTGCTTTGGCAGAGAAACTGGGATGCCGTGTACACTGTTTTCTTAACGATACCAAGGTGATTGACGGGACCCGGCAGAGCGGAGAGACCCGATCGGCCCTGGGAATGCGGCAGGCGGCAGAACATTCTCTTTTGAACGGAGCCGTGGTTGCCATCGGCAATGCTCCAACCGCCCTTTTTGCGCTCCTTTCGATGATAGAATCGGGCCGGGTGAAACCGGCGCTTGTGGTCGGTATTCCGGTGGGCTTTGTCGGGGCCCTCGAGTCGAAACAGGCCCTTTACGATTCCGGTTATCCATGCATTACCAATCTGAGCGAACGTGGTGGAAGTCCTATTGCCGCGGCCATCGTGAACGGATTGCTTTTTCTTGCCGAACAAAGGGCGGAACAGAGGGGCTGA
- the cbiD gene encoding cobalt-precorrin-5B (C(1))-methyltransferase CbiD, with the protein MAQWYDQELGKVSGMRLGITTGSCAQAAARAALEFLLGIFADKRVEITLPKGHRRYSGRQILVPVESIGATSDGTGAEALVRKDSGDDPDITDGILIGARVRLKEGNGVEIDGAEGVGRITRPGLAGKVGEAAINPIPRRMIREELLPLLPEGKGCRVEIFVPEGIALAEKTWNPRIGILGGISIIGTKGVVEPKSEEAYKASINRVIHSYLKSGMSRLIITPGYVGEAFLSSRGIALDRVVTVGDHVGHALLRGADHGAKELLLVGHIGKLTKIAVAMFNTHWSSGDARLEVIAAYAGAAGASAEKVRRLLSLSLAEEAVALIHDWGLDEIWNAIARRAAERTEKLVEGRCTIGVVLLDLKGHSLGSWPKERVEGWLK; encoded by the coding sequence ATGGCACAGTGGTACGATCAGGAGTTGGGGAAGGTCTCGGGCATGCGTCTGGGGATCACCACCGGCAGCTGCGCCCAGGCAGCGGCCAGGGCCGCCCTTGAATTCCTTCTCGGTATCTTTGCGGATAAGCGGGTCGAAATCACCCTTCCGAAAGGCCACAGGCGCTACAGCGGCAGGCAGATTCTTGTTCCCGTAGAGAGCATAGGGGCGACATCCGACGGAACAGGGGCCGAGGCTCTGGTGCGCAAGGATTCGGGGGATGATCCCGACATCACCGACGGCATACTGATCGGTGCCAGGGTTCGTCTAAAAGAAGGGAACGGGGTCGAAATCGACGGCGCAGAAGGGGTTGGGCGCATTACCCGACCGGGGCTTGCCGGCAAGGTGGGAGAGGCAGCTATTAATCCGATTCCCCGAAGGATGATACGAGAGGAGCTTTTACCATTGCTGCCAGAGGGAAAGGGCTGTCGGGTCGAAATCTTCGTTCCCGAAGGGATTGCCCTGGCCGAGAAGACATGGAACCCCCGGATTGGCATTCTGGGCGGGATTTCGATCATCGGAACCAAGGGGGTGGTCGAGCCCAAGTCGGAGGAGGCCTACAAGGCCTCCATCAACCGGGTGATCCACAGTTATCTGAAAAGCGGGATGAGCCGTTTGATTATCACCCCAGGCTATGTGGGGGAGGCCTTTCTCTCTTCCAGGGGCATCGCGTTGGACCGGGTGGTTACCGTGGGGGATCATGTGGGCCATGCCCTGCTCCGCGGGGCCGACCATGGGGCAAAGGAACTCCTTCTGGTCGGGCACATCGGAAAGCTGACAAAGATCGCTGTTGCCATGTTCAATACCCACTGGAGCAGCGGGGATGCCAGGCTCGAGGTGATCGCTGCCTATGCAGGCGCCGCTGGTGCCTCGGCCGAGAAGGTCCGCAGGCTCTTGTCGTTGAGCCTTGCCGAAGAGGCGGTTGCCTTAATACACGACTGGGGCCTCGATGAAATTTGGAACGCTATTGCCCGCCGGGCTGCCGAGCGGACGGAGAAACTGGTGGAGGGGCGTTGTACGATCGGCGTCGTGCTTCTCGATTTGAAAGGACATTCCCTGGGCTCCTGGCCAAAAGAGCGGGTGGAAGGATGGCTGAAATGA
- a CDS encoding SAM-dependent methyltransferase: protein MIHIIGTGPGDGRYTLDLARETIKTCTVFAGFRSHALRFIPPSSPFVDLSSDGGVGIYSGLDEIDRLRLGGEDEIGILVSGDPGFHSLLPLVRSRYPQWELRIVPGLSAFQVACAKIGIPWQELELVSLHGSGGEDIASFVRRFVSHPPSGMSGFVVLTAGPRGDRDLAERIIVEEPRFRGFKAWFCWDIGEDGESIAYCRLDAVQEGGRLCTIIMHRMEEESV from the coding sequence ATGATCCATATCATCGGAACGGGACCCGGAGATGGGCGTTACACCCTCGACCTGGCCCGTGAAACCATAAAAACGTGCACGGTTTTTGCCGGATTTCGGAGCCACGCCCTCCGCTTCATCCCCCCCTCAAGCCCTTTTGTCGATCTCTCCTCCGACGGAGGAGTTGGCATCTATTCTGGGCTGGATGAGATAGATCGCCTGCGTCTTGGGGGGGAAGACGAGATCGGTATCCTGGTATCCGGGGACCCCGGCTTCCATAGCCTGCTTCCCCTGGTCCGCTCCCGTTACCCTCAGTGGGAGCTCCGCATCGTTCCCGGCCTAAGCGCCTTTCAGGTTGCCTGTGCAAAGATCGGCATTCCCTGGCAGGAGCTGGAACTGGTATCCCTCCACGGCAGCGGAGGCGAGGATATCGCATCCTTTGTCCGCAGATTTGTTTCCCATCCCCCTTCGGGGATGAGCGGATTTGTCGTCCTCACCGCAGGCCCCCGTGGCGACCGGGATCTTGCCGAGAGGATTATTGTAGAGGAGCCTCGTTTTCGTGGATTCAAGGCGTGGTTCTGTTGGGACATCGGCGAAGATGGTGAATCGATCGCCTATTGTCGCCTGGATGCCGTTCAGGAAGGTGGACGGCTGTGTACGATCATTATGCATAGAATGGAAGAGGAGTCAGTGTGA
- the cobM gene encoding precorrin-4 C(11)-methyltransferase yields MKVYFIGAGPGDPELITLRGRRLIEEAEIVMYAGSLVNPKLLDWALPEAEIYDTSSMDLDAICAVFKKRAGHTGSIARLHTGDPSLYGAIGEQIRFCRAERISWEVVPGVSSFSASAAALGRELTLPGISQTVILSRRQGRTPVPEPQRLRALAQSQSTLVLFLSASMVKEAMEEIAPFYGTDTPAAAVYRASWPDQRIIEGTISTLAGLMQEAGIDRQAIILVGDVLNPGSFEASKLYDANFSHGFRSGRETTGGEA; encoded by the coding sequence GTGAAGGTCTATTTTATCGGTGCGGGACCCGGGGATCCCGAACTCATCACCCTCCGGGGACGTCGACTCATCGAAGAGGCTGAGATTGTCATGTATGCCGGCTCCCTGGTGAATCCCAAGCTGCTTGACTGGGCGCTGCCCGAAGCCGAGATATATGACACCAGTTCCATGGACCTCGATGCCATATGTGCCGTTTTCAAGAAGAGAGCCGGCCACACAGGAAGCATCGCCCGGCTCCATACCGGAGACCCCTCTCTCTACGGTGCCATCGGTGAGCAGATTCGATTCTGCCGGGCCGAACGGATTTCCTGGGAGGTTGTCCCCGGTGTCAGTTCTTTTTCCGCATCGGCGGCGGCCCTGGGCCGGGAGCTGACCCTTCCCGGGATAAGCCAGACGGTGATTCTTTCCAGACGGCAGGGACGTACCCCTGTGCCCGAACCCCAGAGGCTCCGGGCCCTTGCCCAGTCGCAAAGCACCCTGGTGCTTTTTCTCAGTGCCTCCATGGTAAAAGAAGCGATGGAAGAGATTGCTCCCTTCTACGGTACCGACACCCCCGCTGCAGCGGTTTACCGGGCAAGCTGGCCGGACCAGCGGATCATCGAGGGAACCATTTCCACCCTTGCCGGGCTCATGCAAGAGGCGGGAATCGACAGGCAGGCCATCATCCTTGTCGGCGATGTGCTGAACCCCGGAAGCTTTGAGGCCTCCAAGCTCTACGATGCGAATTTTTCTCACGGGTTTCGAAGCGGCCGGGAAACTACAGGAGGTGAAGCGTGA